From Vicinamibacterales bacterium:
GAACGAGCGGCCGCCGACCACGAAGATCTGTTTGTCGTACTGCTTCAGCTTCTCGACCAGCGAGATGAAGTCGCTGTCACCGCCGACGATGACGTAGGCGCTGATGTGCGGATGGGTGAACGCCATCTCGAGGGCGTCGAGCGCGAGGTTGATGTCGGCGCCGTTCTTGTCGCCGCCGGGCGTGAGATTGCGCTGGACCAGCTTGGTCGCATGCTGCGTGAGCGAGCGGCTGTAGTCGCCGGCGCGGGTCCAGTCGCCATAGGCGGTCTTGGACACGACGTCGCCGCGCTCCTTGAGCGCCTCGAGGACGACGCCGATGTCGAACTGTGCGTTGAGGGTGTTTTTGACGCCGATTTCGATGTTGTCGAAATCGATGAAGACGGCAATCTTGAGTCTGGTGTCTGCCATGTGAAAACTTGCGTTATCCCACGATCCGGACCTTCAGCAGGTCGATGCGCGTGGTTGGAGTCTCGCCACTGACGGGCGCGGCTGCGATCTTGTCGAGGACGTCGAGGCCGTCGATCACGCGGCCGAAGACGGTGTACTTCCCGTCGAGCGAGGGCGCGTCCGCTAGAACGATGAAGAACGACGTGGTGGCGCTGGCAGGGTCGTCGCCGCGAGCCATCGACACGATCCCTTTGACGTGCCTGGTGTCGTTGAACTCGGGCTGAAGGTTGTGCACCAGTTTCTGCTGCTTCTCGGTGAGCGGCGTGCCGCGGTCGTTCAGGGCGCCGGTCTGCGCCACGAAACCGCGCACGACGCGGTGAAACGGGGTGCCGTCGTACACACCTGCCTGCGCCAGCTGCAGGAAGTTGCGCACGTGCTCCGGCGCCTGGCGGGCGTCGAAGCCGATGGTGATGCTCCCCAGGGACGTCTCGAGCACCGCGGTGCGCCGCTCGAGCTGTTCCGGGGTATCGCTCGCAAACGGCAGCGGTTCCGGCGGCGGCGTGTCCCGGATGGTCACCGATCGGATGACCACCCGCTCCAGCGGCGCGCCCTTCGCGTCCGCCGGCAGCTGGGAAATTCGCTCCACCACGTCCATGCCGTCGCTGACGCGGCCGAACAGCGTGAACTGGCCGGCCAGCGCCGGCTGATCGGTCACGCAGACGAAGAACTGCGCGCCGCCGCTGTCCGGTTGATTGGGCCGGAGCGCCGCGCCCACCGCCCCGCGCGTGAACGGCTCGGCGCTGTGCTCCGCCTTCAGCACGCCGAGCCCGCCGCTGCCGTACCGCGACGCCTTGGCGGGATCCTTCGACAGCGGGTCGCCGCCCTGCACGATCCCGTTTCTCACGACGCGGTGAAACAGCGTGTTCGCGTACGCCCCCTCAGCGGCCAGTTTCATGAAGTACCCGACATGATTGGGCGCCAGATCCGGCCGCAAGCCGATGACGAACGTCCCCGCGCTCGTCTCGACCACCGCCTGCTTCCCCGTCATCTGCTCGACGCTCACCCGCGCCTGGAAGGGGACCGGGCCTGCAGGCTTCCGCCCGGCCTGCAACGGCAGAGCTGCGGCGAACGCGGCCAGCAGGATCAGAACGGGCACAACCTACCAATTATATGGGACCGCGGGAGATCTATTCGTAGTGCAGCGCCTTCACCGGGTCCAGGCGGGACGCGCGGACGGCAGGGTACAGGCCGAAGACGATGCCGATCACCACCGACACGCCGAACGCGAGCACGATGGAGCTGGTGGTGACGATCGTCGACCAGCCGGCGAGCATGCCGATGAGCTGCGACAGGCCGACCCCGGTGAGGATGCCGGCGACGCCGCCGGTCAGCGAGATGATCGTCGTCTCGATCAGGAACTGGCGGACGACGTCGCGCTGCCGGGCGCCGATCGCCCGGCGCACGCCGATCTCGCGCGTCCGCTCCAGCACGCTCGCCAGCATGATGTTCATGATCCCGATGCCGCCCACCAGCAGCGAGATCGAGGCGATGGCCACCATGACCATCTCGAAGATCCGCTGCGTGCGGCGCTGCTCCGCGAGCAGCTCGGCCGGGGAGACGATGGTGAAGTCGCCGGCGCCGCGATGGGCGACGTCGAGGATGCCGCGGATCATCGCCGCCGCCCCGGTGATGTCCGAGCCCTGCGCCATCTGCAGGTAGATGCCGTCGATCTCGTCCTTCTGCGCGCTCTGGCCGTCCTCGAGCCGGAAGACCGACGAGTAGAGCGGCACGTAAATGATGTTGTTGCGATCCTGCGCCGGAATGCCGGCGACGTCCGACTGCACCGTCAACTGCGGCCCGGCCACCCCGACGACGCGGAACCACTGATCGTTCACTTTCACGTACTTGCCGATCGGATCCTCGGCGCCGAACAGCGCCGCGGCCGCCGCTTCGCCGAGCACCGCCACCGGCGCCGCCGACGTCGTTTCCGTCTCGTCGAAGAAGCGGCCCGAGGCAACCTGCAGGCTCGCGATCGTGGCGTAGGACGGCGACACGCCGTAGACCACCGGCGAATCCCCGGCCACCGGCTTGGGCATCAGCTTCGAGGGCGTGAAGCGTTTGCGCGCGCTCGCGGCGGTGATGTTCTCGATGTTCGACTGGATGACGCGCAGGTCCTGGAACGACAGGCCGGCCGACAGCTTGCGGACCTTCTGCAGCGCCTGGTTGTCGGGCGCTTCCCGCGCCTCGACGATCAGGTTGCGGACGCCGAGCTGTTCGATGAACGCCATCACCTCCTGCTGCGCGCCCGCGCCGATCGACAGCATCGCCACCACCGCCGCGACGCCGAAGATCATCCCCAGCATCGTCAGCAGCGAGCGCAGCTTGTGCGCGCGGAGGTTCTCCAGGCCGAGCCGCAGCTCGGGCAGCAGGTCGGTGGACCAGAGATGGGTGCGCGTCGAGATCACTTCGCCATGCCGGTGGTGGGGCCCGAGGGCGCCCTGGCGCGGCGCGTGGCCACGTCGGGATCGACGAGGGCGATGACGTCCCCCTCGTTCAGCCCGCTGACCACGGCGCGGCTCTCGGTGCGGTTCTCGACTTTCACGTCGCGCCGTTCGAAGCGGTCGCCGCCGGCCTGCAGGAACACGAAGGTCTTGCCGTTCTTCTCGAACACCGCCTGACGCGGCACGTGCAGCGCATCCTTGATCTCGCGGCCGTCGATGACGACGCGCAGCGAGGAGCCGGCGCGCATCGCCGGATCCGGCTTGTCGAACTGCAGCGTGATGTCGAACTGGCGCACGGCGCTCGTCTCGAAGAAGTTGCCGCGCGAGGCGCTGCCGCTCAGCGGCCCGACCCTGGCGGGAAACGTCCGTCCGGGCAGCGCGTCGATCTGCACCGTCGCCGGCTGGCCCGCCTGCAGGTTGTCGCGATCGGTCTCGGTGACCTTGGCGCGCACTTCCATCATCCCGCTCTCGACGATGTCGGCGATGTTGCGGCCGGAGAAGGTCGAATCCCCCTCGCGGTATTGCGGCAGGATCATCCCGGTGAAGAAGAAGAACTGCCCGTCGCGGTTCTCCTTCACCGAGACGACCCCGTCCGACGGCGCCTTGACGATGAGGTTGTCGATGATCCCCTGGGCGCGCTCCATCGCCATCTGCGCCTTGTTGCGCCGCTCCTGCACCACCGCGAGCGCCGCCTGGCTGGTCGCCGTCCTCGCCGCCGCGTCGTCCTCGAGCTGCTTCAGGCGGCGCCGCGACTCTTCGAGCGTGAGCAGGTTCTTCTGCGCTTCGATCGCGCCGATGAACTCGTTGCCCGCGGTGTCGAGCTCGGCCCGGCGCACGTTGTAGCGCGCCGTCAGCATGTCGAGCGCCTGCTGCGAGGCGGTGACCGCCTGGTCGGCGCGCATCTTCACGATCTGCTGCTCGGCCTCGGCGAGATCGGTCTTCGCCTGCTGCAGCGCGTACTCCTGATCGGCGGCGTCGAACTCGATGACCTCGTCGTCTTTCCTGACCGCGGTGCCGGTCTGCAGCAGCCGGACGATGCGGAGCATGCCGCCCGCCGGCGGCGCCATCAGGTTGACGGTGCGCCCGGCGCGCAGCTCGCCGGTGGCGTAGACCGTCAGCTTCAGGGGTCCGCGGACCGCCTTCGCGGTCGGCACGATCGTGCCGCGGTCGGGAAGCACCGGCGCGCCGGTGGCGAACGTCGCGGCGATCGCCGCGATGACGATCACGCCGAGCGCCCAGACCGCACGCCGCTTCCGGATCACGACTTCCTCCGGATCAGTTCCGGCTCGGGGCGCCGCATCGCGAGCTTGTCGCCGGCCTGCACGCCGGCGCTCACCGCCGCCTGCTCGCGGCCCCGCCGCACGATCTCGATCGACTGCTCGTCGAACTTCGATCCGTTCAGCCGGTAGACGACCGGGCGTCCGTCCTTCTGGAAGATCGCTTCGGCCGGCACCAGCGTGGCGTCCGGCATCCGGTCGGCGGCGATGCGCGCCGTGGCGGTCATGCCGGGACGGATGCGCGGATCGCGCTCTTCGAGGACCAGGCCCAGATCGAAGTTCCTGACCGGCGGCCATCCCGACGAGAAGTCGACCCGCGCCAGCACCGAGATCAGATCGACTTTCGCGGCGAACTCCTTGCCGGGGACGGCTTCGATCTTCACCGTCGCGGCCTGCCCCACCTTCAGCCGGCCGCGATCGGACTCGTCGAGGCGGGCTTCGAGATGGATCGACGACAGGTCCGGCAGCTCCAGGATGCCCGCGCCCGCCCAGGCGCGATCCCCTTCGCGGAACTCCACGCCGCCGCCGCCGAACGGTCCGCCGGACCGCGGGTTCGGCAGGACGTTGACCGTGCCGTCGGCGGGGGCGACGAGCTTCAGCGCGGCAATCGATCGCAGCGTCCGCTCGACGTCCGCGAGCGCCTTGTCGCGGCGGCGCCGCCGCCCGGTGAGCTCCGCTTCGATCGCCGCCGCCGTCGAGAGCGATTTGGCTTCGATCTCCTTCAACCGCTGTTCGGCGTCGGCGAGCGCCAGCTTGGCGTTCTCGTACTCGAGCCGCGACACGATCTCGCGCTTGCCGAGATCGAGCCTGGCGCGCTCGACGTCGTACTTGGCCTTGAGGATCTCGGTCTGCCGCTGCTCGGCGGTGATCTTGGTCTGCGCCAGGGACTGCTCGATTTCCCCTTCCGCCGTCTTCAGCTCGGAGCGGCGCTCCATCAGGCGCTGATTGAGCGACGTCGCGTCGAATTCGACGACCACGTCCCCCTTCTTCACCGCGGCGCCGTTCTTCACCAGCTTGACGATCTGCAGCTCGCCGCCGGCGTCGAGCGGCGCCGCGAGCTGGATCGATTTCGCCGGCCGGATGTCGCCGCGGATCTGGATGTAATCGACGAAGTCGCCGCGCGTCACCTCCCCGGTGGTGACGTTGGGGATCGCGCCGCTGCTGCGGGCGTTGATGGCAATGCCCGCGGCGGCAATCGCCACGACGGCGCCGGCCGCGGCGAGCAGCCGCCTGCTGGGTCGGATTCTCATGGGTTCACTTCAGGGCGGCGGCGTTGCGCGCGACCGTGACGCCCTCCTGCAGGCCGCCGGCGACGACGGCCTCGTGCGTGTTCAACGGGCCGAGGGTGACGTCCTGGCGATCGAACCGGCCGCCGCGCTGCACGCGCACGAACGCGTGCTCCCCTTCGAGCACCACCGCGTCGCGCGGCACCACCAGCGCGCCGCGCACGCGATCCAGCTCGACGTCGAGCGACGCCGTCAGGTCGGGCATCAGATTCGGATGTGCTTCCTTCACCAGGACCAGCACGATGAAGTTGCGCACCTTCGGCGACAGCGTCGACTGCTGGCCGATGGGCGAGATTTGATCCACGGTGCCGTGGAACGTGAGCTCGGGATAGGCGTCGAGACCGACGCTCACCGGCTGCCCGACGCGCAGGTCGTTCATGTCCGCCTGGTTGACGCGGGCGCGAACGCGCATCACCGCGGGATTGACCACTTCGACCACCGGCTGGCCGGGACGCACTTCGTCCCCTTCCATGAACTCGACCATGTTGCCGCCGTTCTTCCAGGTCGTCTTCACCACCGCGACGCCGGGCAGCGGCGAGGCGATCAGCATGCGCTCGGCGTTCGACTCCGCCTGCTTCATGTTGGTCTCGGCGCGATTGCGGCGGATCTCGAGGATCCGGATGTCGGCGGCGGCGGCGCGCCGCTTCAACTCGAAGGTTTCCTGGAGCTGCTTCAGCCTGGCTTCCGCCTCCTCGAAGGCGAGCTTGTTCTTCTCGGCCTGGATCTTCGGCAGCATGTCGTTCTTGACCAGCTCGTTGCGGGTGCGCTCGACGGTGCTCTGCGCCTGCTTCAGCGTGCTCTCGTCGCTGGCGCGGGCCGCCACTTCCTCCGCCGTCCGCTTCTTGATCTGCTGATCCAGATCGTTCAGCTCGGCGCGCCGGTCCAAGGCGTTGCGGAGCTGATCCTGGCGATCGAACTCCACCAGCGGATCCCCCGGGTGCACCGAGGTGCCGGCCTTGATCAACCGCATGATGACCAGCGAATTGTTGTTCTGGCCCGACAGGCGGGGCGCCTGGATCGCCGTCGCCTGGACGGCTTCGACGGTGCCCGCCAGGCGGACGGTGCGCACGAAGTCCCCCTTCCGCACCACCGTCGTCGCCGGCGTGGCGCTGGCGGACTGCTCCGGACTGCGCGCGCGAAGCGACAGGCCGGCCGCGGCAATGCCGGCGACCGCGGCGGCGGCGATCAGAATGGACGATTTCTTCATGACAGTGCCCTGTATTTCCGGCGTATTCCGGGCCTGTAATCAGACGGCCGAAGCCACCCTTTGGTTGGGCACCGAACAGGATACCTCAAGCGCTACAAGGGCTTGCGGCCGTGCGGGAGTGATCCTAGGAGCATTTGACACCGAGATCGACTTCGTAGCCCAGATTCGGGGACAGCCACTTCTCCACCTCTTCAATGGCCACGCCCCTCCGCCGGGCGTACGACTCGATCTGGTCCCGTCCAACGCGCCCCACGTTGAAGTATCTGGCCTGCGGATGCGAGAAGTAGAACCCGCTGACGCTGGCGGCCGGCGTCATCGCGCCGTGCTCGGTCAGGC
This genomic window contains:
- a CDS encoding HlyD family efflux transporter periplasmic adaptor subunit encodes the protein MKKSSILIAAAAVAGIAAAGLSLRARSPEQSASATPATTVVRKGDFVRTVRLAGTVEAVQATAIQAPRLSGQNNNSLVIMRLIKAGTSVHPGDPLVEFDRQDQLRNALDRRAELNDLDQQIKKRTAEEVAARASDESTLKQAQSTVERTRNELVKNDMLPKIQAEKNKLAFEEAEARLKQLQETFELKRRAAAADIRILEIRRNRAETNMKQAESNAERMLIASPLPGVAVVKTTWKNGGNMVEFMEGDEVRPGQPVVEVVNPAVMRVRARVNQADMNDLRVGQPVSVGLDAYPELTFHGTVDQISPIGQQSTLSPKVRNFIVLVLVKEAHPNLMPDLTASLDVELDRVRGALVVPRDAVVLEGEHAFVRVQRGGRFDRQDVTLGPLNTHEAVVAGGLQEGVTVARNAAALK
- a CDS encoding ABC transporter permease; its protein translation is MISTRTHLWSTDLLPELRLGLENLRAHKLRSLLTMLGMIFGVAAVVAMLSIGAGAQQEVMAFIEQLGVRNLIVEAREAPDNQALQKVRKLSAGLSFQDLRVIQSNIENITAASARKRFTPSKLMPKPVAGDSPVVYGVSPSYATIASLQVASGRFFDETETTSAAPVAVLGEAAAAALFGAEDPIGKYVKVNDQWFRVVGVAGPQLTVQSDVAGIPAQDRNNIIYVPLYSSVFRLEDGQSAQKDEIDGIYLQMAQGSDITGAAAMIRGILDVAHRGAGDFTIVSPAELLAEQRRTQRIFEMVMVAIASISLLVGGIGIMNIMLASVLERTREIGVRRAIGARQRDVVRQFLIETTIISLTGGVAGILTGVGLSQLIGMLAGWSTIVTTSSIVLAFGVSVVIGIVFGLYPAVRASRLDPVKALHYE
- a CDS encoding efflux RND transporter periplasmic adaptor subunit gives rise to the protein MRIRPSRRLLAAAGAVVAIAAAGIAINARSSGAIPNVTTGEVTRGDFVDYIQIRGDIRPAKSIQLAAPLDAGGELQIVKLVKNGAAVKKGDVVVEFDATSLNQRLMERRSELKTAEGEIEQSLAQTKITAEQRQTEILKAKYDVERARLDLGKREIVSRLEYENAKLALADAEQRLKEIEAKSLSTAAAIEAELTGRRRRRDKALADVERTLRSIAALKLVAPADGTVNVLPNPRSGGPFGGGGVEFREGDRAWAGAGILELPDLSSIHLEARLDESDRGRLKVGQAATVKIEAVPGKEFAAKVDLISVLARVDFSSGWPPVRNFDLGLVLEERDPRIRPGMTATARIAADRMPDATLVPAEAIFQKDGRPVVYRLNGSKFDEQSIEIVRRGREQAAVSAGVQAGDKLAMRRPEPELIRRKS
- a CDS encoding peptidylprolyl isomerase, which encodes MPVLILLAAFAAALPLQAGRKPAGPVPFQARVSVEQMTGKQAVVETSAGTFVIGLRPDLAPNHVGYFMKLAAEGAYANTLFHRVVRNGIVQGGDPLSKDPAKASRYGSGGLGVLKAEHSAEPFTRGAVGAALRPNQPDSGGAQFFVCVTDQPALAGQFTLFGRVSDGMDVVERISQLPADAKGAPLERVVIRSVTIRDTPPPEPLPFASDTPEQLERRTAVLETSLGSITIGFDARQAPEHVRNFLQLAQAGVYDGTPFHRVVRGFVAQTGALNDRGTPLTEKQQKLVHNLQPEFNDTRHVKGIVSMARGDDPASATTSFFIVLADAPSLDGKYTVFGRVIDGLDVLDKIAAAPVSGETPTTRIDLLKVRIVG
- a CDS encoding efflux RND transporter periplasmic adaptor subunit, whose protein sequence is MIRKRRAVWALGVIVIAAIAATFATGAPVLPDRGTIVPTAKAVRGPLKLTVYATGELRAGRTVNLMAPPAGGMLRIVRLLQTGTAVRKDDEVIEFDAADQEYALQQAKTDLAEAEQQIVKMRADQAVTASQQALDMLTARYNVRRAELDTAGNEFIGAIEAQKNLLTLEESRRRLKQLEDDAAARTATSQAALAVVQERRNKAQMAMERAQGIIDNLIVKAPSDGVVSVKENRDGQFFFFTGMILPQYREGDSTFSGRNIADIVESGMMEVRAKVTETDRDNLQAGQPATVQIDALPGRTFPARVGPLSGSASRGNFFETSAVRQFDITLQFDKPDPAMRAGSSLRVVIDGREIKDALHVPRQAVFEKNGKTFVFLQAGGDRFERRDVKVENRTESRAVVSGLNEGDVIALVDPDVATRRARAPSGPTTGMAK